The Gemmatimonadales bacterium genome contains a region encoding:
- a CDS encoding sigma-54-dependent Fis family transcriptional regulator encodes MSRLLIVDDVPALAESYAYDLRRLAGHQVETVTNGPAALAALESGGVDCVLLDLEMPGIDGFEVLRELAHRGNETPVIVYTGTGDFDRCIQAVRLGAVGFIDKAEPMERVVLEVADAIERARLRREVVALQAQLGESSLRGRSAAMQALRDAIGRTAPVPSTVLILGESGTGKELVAREIHRLSPRALGPFVPINCAALPEHLIESELFGHEKGAFTGAVAARRGAFQMAGGGTLFLDEIGELPLPGQAKLLRVLEQREVMPLGASRTIPVDIRIVAATHRDLDAATRSGAFRDDLLYRLNVHTLQVPPLRERKEDIVSLAEQFVEEVCLRFGLLPKRLSGEVRDRLVRHDWRRNNVRELRNIIERIVVAAAGEVIRAEHLPPGLRDEVAESGTHRSYQEQKVDAERDIILSALERHDWQITRTADALGLADHASLLKIMRRLGISSPS; translated from the coding sequence ATGAGTCGCCTGCTGATCGTCGATGACGTCCCGGCCCTGGCCGAGTCCTACGCGTATGACCTGCGTCGGCTGGCTGGGCATCAGGTCGAGACGGTCACCAACGGGCCCGCGGCTCTCGCGGCGCTCGAAAGTGGCGGAGTCGATTGCGTCCTCCTCGATCTCGAGATGCCCGGCATCGATGGCTTCGAGGTCCTGCGTGAGCTGGCGCACCGGGGCAACGAGACCCCGGTCATCGTCTACACCGGCACCGGGGACTTCGACCGCTGCATTCAGGCGGTCAGGCTCGGTGCGGTCGGATTCATCGACAAGGCCGAACCGATGGAGCGGGTGGTCCTGGAAGTGGCGGACGCCATCGAGCGGGCTCGGCTGCGTCGGGAGGTGGTTGCGCTGCAGGCGCAGCTCGGTGAGTCGTCGCTGCGCGGGCGAAGCGCCGCGATGCAGGCCTTGCGTGACGCCATCGGTCGCACCGCACCGGTGCCGAGCACGGTGCTGATCCTGGGCGAAAGCGGGACCGGCAAGGAACTGGTGGCGCGTGAGATTCACCGGTTGAGCCCGCGGGCGCTCGGACCGTTCGTGCCGATCAACTGTGCTGCGCTGCCGGAGCATCTGATCGAGAGCGAACTGTTCGGTCACGAGAAGGGTGCGTTTACCGGCGCCGTGGCGGCTCGACGCGGCGCCTTTCAGATGGCCGGTGGTGGCACCCTCTTTCTCGATGAGATCGGTGAGTTGCCGCTGCCGGGTCAGGCCAAGCTGCTCCGGGTGCTCGAGCAGCGCGAAGTCATGCCGCTGGGGGCCTCACGCACCATCCCGGTCGATATCCGTATCGTCGCGGCAACCCATCGGGATCTCGATGCGGCCACCCGGAGCGGAGCCTTTCGCGACGACCTGCTGTACCGGCTCAATGTCCATACCTTGCAGGTTCCGCCGCTTCGCGAGCGGAAGGAAGACATCGTGTCGCTTGCCGAGCAGTTTGTCGAGGAAGTCTGCCTTCGTTTCGGTCTGCTGCCGAAGCGCTTGTCGGGCGAGGTGCGGGACCGGCTGGTTCGCCACGACTGGCGACGGAACAACGTGCGCGAGTTGCGAAACATCATCGAGCGGATCGTGGTGGCGGCAGCGGGGGAGGTGATTCGGGCCGAGCACTTGCCGCCGGGATTGCGAGACGAAGTCGCCGAGAGCGGGACGCATCGCAGCTACCAGGAGCAGAAGGTCGACGCCGAGCGCGATATCATCCTGAGCGCTTTGGAACGCCACGACTGGCAGATCACCCGGACGGCCGATGCCCTCGGCCTGGCCGATCACGCCAGCTTGCTCAAGATCATGCGTCGTCTCGGTATTTCCTCTCCTTCCTGA
- a CDS encoding tetratricopeptide repeat protein: MTRFVLPFRRPSLLTWLLLPVMGACDVPGGKPVVIAQLPPQEPAAVVLPAGGLSPRVETSPVAAPRVVEIVTAADARSVGLDAARRGRYRDAVKAFERAIALEPDVAGHYVGAARALLDWGRPGEAADRATDALTIDSSSTEALRILARAQVRLGHAEQASETYRRALVLDENDVWTLNNYGSFFLEQGEPGLAMGPLARAVQLRSTSPVFQNNLGMALERAGHPVSAKRAYQAAVRADSGYAKAVANLARIAALIGEVDEPDGADLTHLAELFRLEVGMWRDSMTRIPVIDTVPVVRDTVSVTHP, translated from the coding sequence ATGACCCGCTTCGTCCTGCCGTTTCGCCGTCCCTCGCTGCTGACCTGGTTGCTGCTTCCGGTAATGGGTGCGTGCGACGTGCCCGGAGGCAAGCCGGTCGTGATTGCGCAGCTGCCACCGCAAGAGCCCGCTGCCGTGGTGCTGCCTGCCGGTGGCTTGTCACCCCGGGTCGAGACGTCGCCGGTCGCTGCGCCGCGGGTGGTCGAGATCGTCACGGCCGCCGATGCGCGGTCCGTCGGACTCGATGCGGCTCGTCGCGGGCGCTACCGTGACGCCGTCAAGGCATTCGAGCGGGCCATTGCGCTCGAACCAGACGTAGCCGGCCATTATGTCGGCGCTGCACGGGCCTTGCTCGACTGGGGTCGGCCCGGGGAAGCCGCCGATCGCGCCACGGATGCCCTGACGATCGACTCGTCGTCGACGGAGGCCCTGCGAATCCTGGCACGGGCGCAGGTCAGGCTGGGCCATGCGGAGCAGGCGAGCGAGACCTATCGCCGCGCGCTGGTGCTCGACGAGAACGACGTCTGGACGCTCAACAACTACGGCTCCTTCTTCCTCGAGCAGGGAGAACCGGGCCTGGCCATGGGGCCGCTTGCCCGCGCCGTGCAGTTGCGCTCGACGTCGCCTGTGTTTCAGAACAACCTGGGGATGGCGCTGGAACGGGCCGGGCATCCGGTGTCTGCCAAGCGGGCGTACCAGGCAGCGGTTCGCGCCGACAGCGGCTATGCCAAGGCGGTTGCAAACCTGGCGCGGATCGCGGCGCTGATCGGAGAGGTCGATGAGCCCGATGGCGCAGACCTGACCCATCTGGCCGAACTCTTCCGGCTCGAGGTCGGGATGTGGCGGGACAGCATGACCCGGATTCCAGTCATCGATACCGTGCCCGTGGTGAGGGACACCGTGTCGGTCACCCACCCGTGA